From Toxorhynchites rutilus septentrionalis strain SRP chromosome 2, ASM2978413v1, whole genome shotgun sequence, a single genomic window includes:
- the LOC129769511 gene encoding mpv17-like protein 2: MSKFYRLAIGHINYVINRRSVSSKPSSDKPTVRRVWRLLFGRYLLITNTVSSGVLMMIGDVAAQAIEMKRDAVEKRQFDWRRIGYMTLVGISQGPLHHYLYKWMDRILPGVNLKTVFQKIGIDQFVMSPIFIITYMYSAGLLEGNSVRRCSDELADKFWVIYTADWLIWPPTQFINFYFLSPKYRVLYINGITMLYNVFLCYIKHNDDFRIDSEERKVY; encoded by the exons ATGAGTAAATTCTACAGGTTAGCTATCGGACACATCAATTATGTAATCAACCGAAGATCCGTATCAAGTAAACCATCGAGCGATAAGCCCACAGTGAGACGAGTATGGAGGCTACTATTCGGACGCTATCTATTGATCACAAATACCGTCAGCTCAGGAGTACTGATGATGATAGGTGATGTAGCAGCCCAGGCAATCGAGATGAAACGTGACGCAGTCGAAAAGAGGCAATTCGATTGGCGACGAATAG GTTATATGACGTTGGTTGGGATTTCCCAGGGCCCATTGCATCACTATTTGTATAAATGGATGGATCGTATATTACCAGGAGTGAATCTTAAAACAGTATTCCAGAAGATCGGCATAGATCAGTTCGTTATGTCGCCAATTTTCATCATCACTTATATGTACAGCGCTGGGCTGTTAGAAGGAAATAGCGTTCGCCGTTGTTCAGACGAGCTGGCGGATAAGTTCTGGGTTATCTATACGGCCGACTGGTTGATATGGCCTCCCACGcagtttattaatttttattttctcagcCCAAAGTACCGCGTGTTGTACATTAACGGCATCACCATGTTGTACAATGTTTTTCTCTGTTACATCAAACACAATGATGACTTTCGGATAGATTCTGAAGAGAGAAAAGTATATTAA